The DNA segment GGGACATCACCTTTCCGGCGGAGCTGTCCCTGCGCGCCGGCGATGCCGAGGCCGATGCCGTGATGCAGAGCGAAAAGCGGTTGTTCGAGCTGCGGCGCAACACGCGGATGGGCCAGAAATCGCTGCTCGCCGAGCGCTCGGCGCAGATTCAGCAGGAAATCGAGGGCCTGACGCGCCAGCTCTGGGCGAAGGAAAAGGAATCGGAGCTCATCTTCAAGGAGCTCGACGGGGTTCGAAAGCTCTGGGACAACAAGCTGATCGGCATTCAGCGTTTCGTCGTGCTGGAGCGCGACGCCGCTCGCAATGAGGGCGAGCGCGGGCAGCTTCAGGCGCAGATCGCTCAGGCCAAGGGGCGCGTCGCCGAGATCGGGCTGCAAATCCATCAGGTGGATCAGGAGTTGCGCAGCGATGTCGCGAGCTCGCTGCGCGAGGTGCAGGCGAAGCTGTCGGAGCTGTCGGAGCGCAAGGTCGCCGCCGAGGACCAGCTCAGCCGGACCAATATCGCTTCGCCGCAGAAGGGCTTCGTTCACCAGCTCGCGGTTTTCGCCCCCGGCGCCGTGATCGGGGCGGGCGAGGCGATCATGTTCATCGTGCCTTCGGACGATCCGCTCATCGTCGAGGCGCGGGTCCTGCCGGGAGATATCGACCAGATCCGCATAGGGCAGGTGGCCCATTTGCGGTTCCCGGCCTTCAACCAGCGCGTCACGCCGGAATTCCTCGGGCATGTCACATCGATCGCGCCTGATCTGTCGACCGA comes from the Bosea sp. (in: a-proteobacteria) genome and includes:
- a CDS encoding HlyD family type I secretion periplasmic adaptor subunit — protein: MTLGLKLDRAQRTVARHALVGLGLFCSLVLGIGGWAVATDLSGAVIASGVVVVNSNVKKIQHPFGGVVLEVFVKNGRQVEAGEPLIKLDPTVLNANLKVISKGMLEHYARQGRLEAERDSAGDITFPAELSLRAGDAEADAVMQSEKRLFELRRNTRMGQKSLLAERSAQIQQEIEGLTRQLWAKEKESELIFKELDGVRKLWDNKLIGIQRFVVLERDAARNEGERGQLQAQIAQAKGRVAEIGLQIHQVDQELRSDVASSLREVQAKLSELSERKVAAEDQLSRTNIASPQKGFVHQLAVFAPGAVIGAGEAIMFIVPSDDPLIVEARVLPGDIDQIRIGQVAHLRFPAFNQRVTPEFLGHVTSIAPDLSTDQKSGMSYYTVQVALDESARKSEEFSRLVPGMPAEAFLQTGDRSALSYFLKPLTDQFDRSFRQR